The genomic interval AAAGCCGTATTGAGTTTAAAAGTAATCCCACAGATTACTCCTGATAACAAAATCCTTATGGATTTAAAAATTAATCAAGATCTTGCATTACCTAATCAGACTTATAATGGAGTTCCCGCAATTGCAACTAAAGAAATTCAGACAAATGTTTTAGTGAGCAATGGACAAACTATTGTATTGGGGGGAATTTATCAACAAGATAAGAGCAAGACTATTACCAGGGTGCCTTTTTTTGGTCAATTGCCGGTAGTAGGTAATTTATTTAAAAATACACAAATTGGGGTGCATAATGATGAGCTGCTTATTTTTATTACGCCTAAAATAATAGCTAATTCGTTATCTATCACTACAATTGAGGGGCGAAATCCAGTACGTTTTGATGAAAAATAGGTAGCGCCATCTCAATTTTAGAGATTAAGTTGAGGCTTAGATTTATAATTAAAGAAAATACTATTTAATTGATGACATAGGCTTATGTTTTTTAAGAAGGTGATATAATTGTAAATGATTAAAAGTAAATGGTTATAAAATATGTCCATTTGTTGTAGAATACTGTTCGAGAATTTTTACTACGAGAGGTACAATTAGGATTGAGTGTCAATAACCCCTATTTTTTGGCAATGATCATCCTTATAAATCGATGTCAAAAAGGGTTATTCAAAATCCAATCTGTGAATTAATGACTTTAAAGCTAAAGAGGTATGTAATAAAAAATGAGCATAGTTAAAGTACGAAATATTTTTCTCATCGGGCCTATGGGTGCTGGTAAAAGCACAATAGGTCGTGCTTTGGCAAAGGAGCTCAAGTTAGAATTTTTTGATTCGGATGAAGTTATAGAGGAACGTGCTGGTGCTGATATATCATGGATTTTTGATATTGAAGGTGAGGAAGGTTTCAGGCGTCGTGAACAAAAAGTTATTGATGAGTTAACTCAAAAAACCAACATTGTTTTAGCAACTGGCGGTGGTGTGGTAATTACTCCTGAAAACAGAAATGCGCTAGCAGGGCGCGGAACTGTAATCTATCTTAAGACTTCGCTACAGCAACAGTTTGAGCGTACTAAACGAGATACTAAACGTCCTTTACTGCAAACCAATGATCTTGAAGGAAGATTGGAATCATTAAGAGATGAGCGAGAGCCTTTTTACAATGAGTTAGCTGATGTTAGTTTTGAAACTGATAAGTTAACAGTTAAAGCAGTTGCAAATAATATAATAAAATATATTTATGGCGAACTTTGAGGTTTATGAGCAGGTTGATGTTTGTTTAACGGAACATCGATACCCTGTTATTATTTGTCGAAATGGCTTGCAAAATTTGAATTTTTTGCAAACATTGGTGATTTCTTCACAGGTTTTGATTGTCACGAATCAAACCATTGCTTCACTTTATTTAAAGCAAATACAAGCTGCTTTTGCTGCAATTCAATGTGATGTGGTGATTTTAGAGGATGGTGAACAATATAAGAATCAACAAAGCTTATTTGCAATTTATGATGCATTAATACAAAACAAACATCATAGGGACACTACGCTCATAGCTTTGGGTGGTGGTGTGGTGGGTGATATGGCTGGCTTTGCAGCTTCAACATACCAAAGAGGGGTGAAGTTTATACAAATACCTACCACTTTGTTAGCGCAAATTGATGCTTCAATTGGTGGAAAAACTGGAATTAATCATCCTTCGGGGAAAAACATGATTGGCAGTTTTTATCAACCCCAAGCCGTAGTTATTGATTTAGCTACCTTAAGCTCACTTCCCGAAAGAGAGTTTCGTGCAGGGATTGCTGAGATGATAAAGTACGGGCTACTTGCTGGAGGAGCGTTT from Legionella sainthelensi carries:
- the aroK gene encoding shikimate kinase AroK is translated as MSIVKVRNIFLIGPMGAGKSTIGRALAKELKLEFFDSDEVIEERAGADISWIFDIEGEEGFRRREQKVIDELTQKTNIVLATGGGVVITPENRNALAGRGTVIYLKTSLQQQFERTKRDTKRPLLQTNDLEGRLESLRDEREPFYNELADVSFETDKLTVKAVANNIIKYIYGEL
- the aroB gene encoding 3-dehydroquinate synthase; amino-acid sequence: MANFEVYEQVDVCLTEHRYPVIICRNGLQNLNFLQTLVISSQVLIVTNQTIASLYLKQIQAAFAAIQCDVVILEDGEQYKNQQSLFAIYDALIQNKHHRDTTLIALGGGVVGDMAGFAASTYQRGVKFIQIPTTLLAQIDASIGGKTGINHPSGKNMIGSFYQPQAVVIDLATLSSLPEREFRAGIAEMIKYGLLAGGAFYKQLFAALQMGLSANNPQLPQLIATCCKIKAEFVQNDEKESGQRALLNLGHTFAHALEAYTHYQQWLHGEAVAIGIYCAAVLSYKMKLINEQLVGQIEQMLTFAGLPHKIPSTIDLKKLIDLMRLDKKVKNNRLRFILIKNPGSCYLEARITEDSLYHALVAAVRGE